The Nothobranchius furzeri strain GRZ-AD chromosome 8, NfurGRZ-RIMD1, whole genome shotgun sequence genome includes a region encoding these proteins:
- the dda1 gene encoding DET1- and DDB1-associated protein 1 isoform X2, whose amino-acid sequence MEKADFLKGLPVYNKSNFSRFHADSVCKASNRRPSVYLPTREYPSEQIIVTEKTNILLRYLHQQWDKKNAAKKREQDQGEGDSPAPPRKIARTDSQEMNEDS is encoded by the exons ATGGAGAAG GCTGATTTCTTGAAAGGACTTCCAGTTTACAATAAGAGCAACTTCAGCAGATTCCACGCAGACTCCGTTTGTAAAGCATCA AATCGAAGACCTTCTGTTTACCTTCCAACACGGGAATACCCATCTGAACAGA TTATTGTAACAGAGAAAACAAACATCCTCCTGCGCTACCTGCATCAGCAGTGGGACAAAAAG AATGCAGCGAAGAAAAGGGAACAGGATCAAGGAGAAGGCGACAGCCCTGCACCCCCGAGGAAGATCGCTAGGACAGACAGCCAAGAGATGAACGAGGattcataa
- the ano8b gene encoding anoctamin-8 isoform X2: protein MPHSVFCLDSSEGSEMNLLQSINKLFGKRLLQAGRHFMSHKSWMKTVPTENCDVLMTFADATDDHTLLWLLNHIRLGIPELIIQIRHHKQTGVYAFFVTATYENMLRGAEEVGLRKAVKPEFGGGTRSFSCEEDYIYENIESEMCFFTSQERQNIIKYWLDNLRAKQGEVLHNISFLEGQPIIPELKARGVIQQVFPLHEQRILGQLMKSWVQAVCEKQPLDDICDYFGVKIAMYFAWLGFYTTSMLYPAVIGFVLWMLTESDQTSRDICCVVFALFNVVWATLFLERWKRRGAELAYKWGTLDTPAESLEEPRPQFRGIKRCSPITGREEFYYPPWRRRVFRWLVSLPICILCLCFVFLVMLVCFELQEFVMGIKEMPRLARFIPKIMLAITVTACDEVYRKIACWLNDMENYRLQSAYEKNLIIKMVLFQFVNSYLSLFYIGFYLKDMERLKEMLATLLIIRQFLQNMKEVLQPYLYERHKLGELSLRAVWDLLLSVLLKYGRLAAGKAQASPADQTTPGPGLRGCRPGAGPPDRREKKCLNGGCGVPDEEEGGERDEADSGRFSEGETEEESSLIDCGLKLRKVSFIEKVDRRPVCGGALLENSFLEEGSPTMVEKGMDPASVFEMCDDDDDNGIHDIKDSGGGGTEGISAAAGGGGAALPSASESSTLLRHRRRGQSVEKTETKTKRESWMDPPEETESTTLTQAEVESCMQTYADTFHDYQEMFVQFGYVVLFSSAFPLAAMCALINNIIEIRSDAFKLCTGLQRPFGVRVESIGQWQTAMEAMGLIAIIVNCYLIGQCGQLQRLFPWLSPEMAIISIVILEHFAILLKYVIHVAIPDIPTWVKDEMAKLDYQRREAFKKHERQAQQHYQQLQRRKREEEERQRQAEHMARRERERDDSKGDASVDHHHDKNHGNKSRSGGGGGGGGPGGSDKPKRPSSLLANNNVMKLKQIIPLQSKFSGGARSPQSPTGSETKHTGFLGFKFLKSPENKKEGPAASSAAAANATATSSSSSLSGSSSQERSQSPSKAFNPGKLFTFGKSEGGACVNGAPGPKSSEGSLSSSQTSEKQASRSDLNGVPDEIPSPPGDGSENGHTADSDPASSKL, encoded by the exons CATGCTGCGAGGAGCAGAGGAGGTGGGCCTGAGGAAGGCGGTGAAGCCCGAGTTCGGCGGAGGGACGCGAAGCTTCTCCTGTGAAGAGGACTACATCTATGAAAACATCGAGAGCGAGATGTGCTTTTTCACTTCACag GAGAGGCAGAACATCATCAAATACTGGCTGGACAATCTACGTGCCAAACAGGGGGAGGTTCTGCATAATATCAGCTTCCTGGAGGGACAGCCAATCA TTCCAGAGCTTAAAGCGAGAGGTGTGATCCAGCAGGTGTTTCCTCTTCACGAGCAGCGGATCCTCGGTCAGCTGATGAAGTCGTGGGTCCAGGCTGTTTGTGAGAAGCAGCCTTTAG atGACATCTGTGACTACTTCGGGGTGAAGATCGCCATGTATTTTGCCTGGCTGGGTTTCTACACCACTTCTATGCTATACCCTGCTGTGATTGGCTTCGTGCTTTGGATGCTTACCGAGTCAGATCAG ACGAGTCGTGACATCTGCTGCGTGGTGTTTGCACTGTTCAACGTTGTTTGGGCCACTCTCTTCCTGGAGCGGTGGAAGAGGAGGGGAGCCGAGCTGGCCTACAAGTGGGGAACTCTGGACACGCCCGCCGAGTCCCTGGAGGAGCCGCGGCCTCAGTTCCGG GGAATCAAGCGCTGCAGTCCGATAACGGGACGGGAGGAGTTCTACTATCCTCCGTGGCGAAGGCGGGTGTTCAGGTGGCTGGTTAGCCTGCCCATCTGCATCCTGTGTCTCTGCTTTGTCTTCCTGGTCATGCTTGTCTGCTTTGAGCTGCAG GAGTTTGTGATGGGGATCAAGGAAATGCCTCGGCTCGCTCGCTTCATCCCCAAAATCATGCTAGCTATCACTGTGACTGCATGTGACGAGGTGTACAGGAAGATCGCCTGCTGGCTCAACGACATGG AAAACTACAGACTCCAGAGTGCCTATGAGAAAAATCTCATCATCAAAATGGTTCTT TTTCAGTTTGTAAATTCTTATCTCAGCCTTTTTTACATCGGATTCTACCTCAAAGACATGGAGCGCCTGAAGGAG ATGCTGGCCACGCTCCTCATCATCCGTCAGTTCCTTCAGAACATGAAGGAGGTGCTGCAGCCTTACCTGTATGAGCGCCACAAGCTGGGGGAGCTCTCTCTGAGAGCTGTGTGGGACCTGCTGCTCTCAGTGCTGCTGAAATATGGCCGACTGGCAGCTGGGAAGGCCCAGGCCTCCCCCGCAGACCAGACCACGCCAGGACCTGGCCTGAGGGGTTGCCGGCCCGGCGCGGGGCCGCCGGATCGAAG GGAGAAGAAGTGTTTGAACGGAGGATGTGGAGTGCCTGATGAAGAGGAGGGAGGCGAGAGGGACGAGGCCGACAGCGGGAGGTTCAGTGAAGGAGAGACGGAGGAGGAGAGTAGTCTGATCGACTGTGGTTTGAAGCTGAGGAAAGTCAGCTTCATAGAGAAG GTGGACAGAAGGCCGGTATGTGGTGGAGCCCTCCTGGAAAACAGTTTCCTGGAAGAAGGGAGCCCCACGATGGTGGAAAAGGGAATGGACccagcctctgtgtttgaaatgtgcgatGATGACGACGATAATGGAATCCATGATATAAAGGACTCGGGAGGAGGCGGGACTGAGGGAATTagcgctgctgctggtggtggcggTGCGGCGCTGCCCTCTGCCTCTGAGAGCAGCACATTACTGCGACACAGAAGAAGAGGCCAAAGCGTGGAGAAGACAGAGACGAAAACCAAACGAGAGTCCTGGATGGATCCTCCTGAAGAGACGGAGAGCACCACCCTCACTCAGGCTGAGGTGGAGAGCTGCATGCAGACGTATGCT GACACCTTCCACGACTACCAGGAGATGTTTGTCCAGTTTGGCTACGTGGTGCTCTTCTCCTCCGCGTTTCCTCTGGCCGCCATGTGTGCGCTCATCAACAACATCATCGAGATCCGCAGCGATGCGTTTAAGCTGTGCACCGGGCTGCAGCGGCCGTTCGGAGTCCGCGTGGAGAGCATCGGCCAGTGGCAG ACGGCGATGGAAGCCATGGGTCTGATTGCCATCATAGTGAACTGCTACCTGATTGGTCAGTGCGGTCAGCTGCAGCGCCTCTTCCCGTGGCTCAGTCCCGAGATGGCCATCATCTCCATTGTCATCCTCGAG CACTTTGCCATCCTCTTGAAGTACGTCATCCACGTAGCTATTCCTGACATTCCTACCTGGGTCAAAGACGAGATGGCCAAACTGGATTACCAGCGAAGGGAGGCCTTTAAG AAGCACGAGCGGCAGGCGCAGCAGCATTACCAGCAGCTGCAGAGGaggaagagggaggaggaggagaggcagAGGCAGGCGGAGCACATGGCCCGCAGAGAGCGGGAACGAGATGACAGCAAAGGTGACGCCTCTGTGGACCACCACCATGACAAGAATCATGGGAACAAGTCTCGCTCTGGGGGCGGAGGCGGGGGAGGCGGGCCCGGCGGATCAGACAAACCCAAGAGACCCAGCTCCCTTCTGGCAAACAATAACGTGATGAAGCTGAAGCAGATCATCCCGCTGCAGAGTAAGTTCTCCGGCGGCGCCCGCTCCCCTCAGTCGCCCACCGGCAGTGAGACCAAACATACCGGGTTTTTGGGCTTCAAGTTCCTCAAGTCCCCCGAGAACAAGAAGGAAGGCCCCGCAGCCTCTTCCGCTGCAGCCGCTAACGCCACAGCAACATCCTCTTCATCTTCACTATCAGGTAGCAGCTCTCAGGAGCGATCGCAGTCACCCAGTAAAGCCTTCAACCCTGGGAAACTGTTTACCTTTGGGAAATCTGAAGGAGGAGCTTGTGTGAATGGAGCTCCAGGGCCAAAATCTTCAGAgggatcattgtcatcatcacagACATCTGAAAAACAAGCATCCCGATCGGACCTGAATGGCGTTCCCGATGAGATCCCTTCCCCTCCAGGAGATGGGTCTGAAAACGGACATACAGCCGACTCGGACCCGGCCAGTTCTAAACTCTAG
- the dda1 gene encoding DET1- and DDB1-associated protein 1 isoform X1 → MEKADFLKGLPVYNKSNFSRFHADSVCKASNRRPSVYLPTREYPSEQIIVTEKTNILLRYLHQQWDKKQNAAKKREQDQGEGDSPAPPRKIARTDSQEMNEDS, encoded by the exons ATGGAGAAG GCTGATTTCTTGAAAGGACTTCCAGTTTACAATAAGAGCAACTTCAGCAGATTCCACGCAGACTCCGTTTGTAAAGCATCA AATCGAAGACCTTCTGTTTACCTTCCAACACGGGAATACCCATCTGAACAGA TTATTGTAACAGAGAAAACAAACATCCTCCTGCGCTACCTGCATCAGCAGTGGGACAAAAAG CAGAATGCAGCGAAGAAAAGGGAACAGGATCAAGGAGAAGGCGACAGCCCTGCACCCCCGAGGAAGATCGCTAGGACAGACAGCCAAGAGATGAACGAGGattcataa